In Paenibacillus kyungheensis, the following are encoded in one genomic region:
- a CDS encoding retropepsin-like aspartic protease produces the protein MKINYDGQLMTISLTVKFRGKSVQINNVIIDTGSSHTIFSPDILEEIGLVYENGDAIYEAYGIGGSAPFFTKVVDSIQIDSEIISNIEIDVGILPKNHQGLLGLDILLSHSFIIDLKNLELYV, from the coding sequence ATGAAAATTAATTACGATGGGCAATTAATGACTATCTCACTCACTGTTAAATTTCGAGGGAAGTCAGTGCAAATTAACAATGTTATTATAGATACAGGTTCTTCTCACACTATATTTAGCCCTGATATTTTAGAAGAAATAGGTTTAGTGTATGAAAATGGGGATGCTATTTATGAAGCATATGGAATAGGTGGGAGCGCCCCATTTTTTACAAAAGTAGTAGATTCAATTCAGATTGATTCAGAAATTATTAGTAATATTGAAATAGATGTTGGTATTCTACCTAAGAATCATCAAGGATTATTAGGATTAGATATCTTGCTCAGTCATTCTTTTATTATTGATCTTAAAAATCTAGAGTTGTATGTATAG
- a CDS encoding HAMP domain-containing sensor histidine kinase: MKSSLSSHTSPDRKAPFFWSRGLSLRWKFPLLLAGLLLFTVGVLSTLVLIGIQSNQKNQIETTLKRQSEIIGLTIRQEYLAGNQKDPQQFMKLRATELAGQLGISSNMRIILYDATGQLSGDSLPVAPQVNVKQALAYALKGQIAYITAGSSVIYLSPIQGPDGLLGVVQLHLSIAEQQAFYQDIVQLLLTIGVSVLIISFVVGWLYIRKQIADIHRLTQETHSISQGHYPLPHTVLSTRKDELGQLGDDIVQMGHMIAQSVNDLENEKQQLEQAITKLTALEQLQKAFIGNISHELKTPITSIQAYADLLNMYGDDPTLVHEASESIAKETKRLIELIEDSIRLSLLEKYDFELQVTSVQLDELLSDVAKRTHGKASTSGIDLQVQTVAVTLTTDPKHLMHILLNLLDNAVKYNRNDHGWITLSNELYDHKTIIRIINSGAIIPEDQWDNVFEPYATLSSDRARTGSGTGLGLPLARRLAERLQGKLYIAQSNDSGTEFVLELPV; encoded by the coding sequence GTGAAAAGTTCTCTATCCAGCCATACTTCACCGGATCGTAAAGCACCGTTCTTTTGGTCACGCGGACTTAGCTTACGCTGGAAGTTTCCACTGCTTTTAGCAGGATTACTTCTATTTACGGTAGGTGTATTAAGTACGCTAGTGCTGATCGGCATTCAATCGAATCAGAAAAACCAGATCGAAACTACACTCAAACGACAAAGCGAAATCATAGGTCTTACTATACGTCAGGAATATCTAGCAGGTAATCAAAAAGACCCTCAGCAATTTATGAAGTTGCGTGCTACCGAACTTGCCGGTCAACTTGGAATATCCAGTAATATGCGTATTATTCTGTACGATGCTACAGGGCAATTATCCGGCGATTCATTACCCGTTGCTCCTCAAGTGAATGTAAAGCAAGCTCTTGCTTATGCTTTGAAAGGTCAGATCGCTTATATTACAGCAGGTTCTTCGGTTATCTATTTGTCTCCTATTCAAGGACCAGATGGTCTGCTTGGCGTCGTTCAGCTTCATCTTTCGATTGCAGAACAACAAGCATTTTATCAAGATATTGTACAATTACTTCTTACAATAGGGGTATCGGTGTTGATTATCAGTTTTGTAGTCGGTTGGTTATATATTCGTAAGCAGATTGCCGATATTCATCGGCTGACTCAAGAGACTCATTCGATATCTCAGGGACACTATCCTCTCCCTCACACTGTTCTTTCTACTCGTAAAGACGAATTAGGGCAACTAGGAGACGACATCGTACAGATGGGACATATGATCGCTCAAAGTGTGAACGATCTGGAAAATGAAAAACAACAACTGGAACAAGCGATTACAAAATTAACAGCGCTAGAACAATTGCAAAAAGCATTTATCGGCAATATCAGTCATGAACTCAAAACACCGATTACATCGATTCAAGCATATGCCGATTTACTGAATATGTATGGTGACGATCCTACACTGGTGCATGAAGCTAGTGAAAGTATTGCCAAAGAAACCAAACGACTGATCGAATTGATCGAAGATTCGATTCGTTTGTCATTGTTGGAGAAATACGACTTTGAATTACAAGTAACTTCTGTGCAATTAGATGAACTGTTAAGCGATGTCGCCAAGCGTACACATGGCAAAGCATCGACTTCAGGTATTGATCTACAGGTACAGACAGTTGCTGTAACATTGACGACCGATCCCAAGCATCTGATGCATATTTTATTAAATTTGCTAGATAACGCAGTAAAATATAATCGTAATGATCATGGATGGATTACACTTTCTAATGAACTGTACGATCACAAGACGATCATTCGTATCATTAACTCCGGTGCTATTATTCCAGAAGATCAATGGGACAATGTATTCGAACCTTATGCTACATTAAGCAGTGATCGCGCACGTACAGGTAGCGGAACAGGTCTGGGTCTTCCACTTGCCCGCCGTCTAGCAGAACGTCTACAAGGCAAGTTGTATATTGCTCAATCGAATGATTCGGGTACCGAATTTGTTTTGGAACTTCCGGTGTAA
- a CDS encoding GNAT family N-acetyltransferase encodes MPDEFLNNLSYTQRNDLWMQAITQQDHFIMVAENFEGQIVGFADGWKKETNIVPHSGDLTSIYILESYQDKGMGKQLLQSLFKIFKQLGWQKVFVEVLEDNKTCEWYEYYGATLCKTVPIQIGGVLLNERIYEWNNIDDVLAR; translated from the coding sequence ATTCCAGACGAATTTCTTAACAATCTATCCTATACCCAGCGAAATGATCTATGGATGCAAGCCATAACACAACAAGATCACTTCATTATGGTAGCAGAGAATTTCGAAGGTCAGATTGTCGGATTTGCAGATGGTTGGAAAAAAGAAACCAACATCGTCCCTCACTCGGGTGACTTAACTTCGATCTATATACTGGAGTCTTATCAAGATAAAGGTATGGGTAAGCAACTACTCCAATCTTTATTTAAGATATTCAAGCAATTGGGCTGGCAAAAAGTATTTGTTGAAGTGCTAGAAGATAATAAAACATGTGAATGGTATGAGTATTATGGTGCGACATTGTGTAAGACTGTGCCTATCCAAATAGGTGGCGTGCTTCTCAATGAACGAATCTATGAATGGAATAATATCGACGACGTATTAGCAAGATGA
- a CDS encoding glycosyl hydrolase, protein MRKRWAIGVLAIVLAVSPIVGQVAQAEDEAEAVNSKTSQSQIVNLADADATKATRSLFTYLLNNEGKDILFGHQHATTEGIGITAEDGTQSEVERSVGDLPGVFGWDTLSLEGFEKPGVYGGSATENRDNLVKVMKSAYEQGGVLNLSSHMPNFVTGNDFYDTKGNVISHILPGGDKHADYNAFLDQVADFAHHLKDDRGQAIPVIFRPFHEQNGGWFWWGAPYRTKEEYVEIYRYTVEYLRDVKKVHNFLYAFSPGSPFNQDADTYLETYPGDDYVDILGFDTYYDGNTPTWYDAAVQDARLVAEIAEQKGKISAFTEFGYSNVKPTGTKDLQFFTKLLKALQSDPQAKKMAYMLTWANFNTDSIFVPYRDAPNGLGDHELLPDFQAFYNDPYTAFRQEVVADRPYQQKSKVAKEQPFMHIVSPINNATIPLSKPTTIRVRVNEAKIAKVTYQVQGSSTEYKMRKDADGFYYVADWTPDASLAEEGTTLTVQVDLKGGQVLTQTVQLYVSDSDGITDPWVVDPFETYKGSNELLDQAYVMAGDPNTVTLSTYGKNSGKYGLKYDYTLNSQGYTGESKNMQNSDWSGANAVRFWMKPDGSDNKLVIQININGTSFEAYPSLHGTEAGMIQIPFTDFKPAPWDTANANKVITQSSLKDVRMFSIYVNKGESSSVTSGTLYFDDIEAYHDGSTNVPE, encoded by the coding sequence ATGAGGAAGCGTTGGGCGATAGGGGTATTGGCAATAGTGCTGGCAGTATCACCAATAGTAGGGCAAGTGGCACAGGCAGAAGATGAGGCAGAAGCGGTCAATAGTAAAACATCTCAATCGCAGATCGTGAATCTAGCAGATGCAGACGCAACCAAAGCTACACGTTCGCTATTTACGTATTTACTGAATAACGAAGGCAAAGACATATTATTCGGTCACCAACATGCCACTACGGAAGGGATCGGGATTACAGCCGAAGATGGAACACAATCTGAAGTGGAACGATCCGTTGGCGATCTACCTGGAGTATTTGGATGGGATACGTTAAGTCTAGAAGGATTTGAGAAGCCCGGAGTATATGGTGGATCAGCTACGGAGAATCGGGACAATCTGGTTAAGGTAATGAAGTCGGCTTACGAGCAAGGTGGTGTGCTCAACTTAAGTTCGCATATGCCTAACTTTGTGACAGGGAATGATTTTTATGATACCAAAGGGAATGTAATTAGCCATATCTTGCCGGGTGGAGACAAGCATGCAGATTATAATGCTTTTCTCGATCAGGTTGCCGACTTTGCTCATCATCTTAAAGATGATCGTGGACAAGCGATTCCTGTGATTTTCCGTCCTTTCCATGAGCAGAATGGCGGTTGGTTCTGGTGGGGTGCGCCTTATCGGACGAAAGAAGAGTATGTTGAGATTTATCGGTATACAGTAGAATATTTACGCGATGTGAAAAAGGTGCATAATTTCTTGTATGCGTTCTCACCGGGTAGTCCATTCAATCAGGATGCAGATACTTATTTGGAGACGTATCCAGGGGATGATTATGTCGATATTCTGGGATTTGATACGTATTATGATGGCAATACACCGACATGGTACGATGCAGCAGTCCAAGATGCACGATTAGTCGCTGAGATTGCAGAGCAGAAAGGCAAAATTTCTGCTTTTACCGAATTTGGCTATTCGAATGTGAAGCCGACAGGGACGAAGGATTTGCAGTTTTTTACCAAGCTGTTAAAAGCATTGCAGTCTGATCCTCAAGCGAAAAAGATGGCGTATATGCTAACATGGGCGAACTTTAATACCGATTCTATCTTTGTCCCTTATCGGGATGCACCAAATGGGTTAGGCGATCATGAACTGTTACCAGATTTCCAAGCTTTTTATAATGACCCATATACTGCGTTCCGTCAGGAAGTGGTGGCAGATCGCCCGTATCAGCAGAAGTCCAAAGTAGCCAAAGAGCAACCATTTATGCATATCGTTTCACCGATCAACAATGCAACGATTCCACTGAGCAAGCCGACAACGATTAGAGTACGAGTGAATGAAGCCAAGATTGCGAAAGTGACCTATCAAGTGCAGGGTAGTAGCACCGAATATAAAATGAGAAAAGATGCAGACGGATTCTATTATGTTGCCGATTGGACACCGGATGCTTCTCTTGCAGAAGAAGGAACCACATTAACTGTACAAGTTGATCTCAAAGGTGGTCAGGTGCTTACCCAAACGGTGCAATTGTATGTAAGTGATAGTGATGGGATAACCGATCCATGGGTAGTCGATCCATTTGAAACGTATAAAGGTAGCAATGAATTGCTAGATCAAGCGTATGTGATGGCAGGCGATCCGAACACAGTCACACTCAGTACGTATGGCAAAAATAGTGGCAAATACGGTCTGAAATATGACTATACGCTGAACAGCCAAGGCTATACAGGTGAGTCCAAAAATATGCAAAATAGTGACTGGTCAGGCGCTAATGCAGTTCGTTTCTGGATGAAGCCCGATGGTAGCGATAATAAGCTAGTCATTCAGATCAACATCAATGGCACTTCTTTTGAAGCCTATCCTTCGCTTCATGGAACAGAAGCAGGGATGATTCAGATTCCTTTTACCGACTTCAAGCCAGCACCATGGGACACAGCGAATGCTAATAAAGTGATTACACAATCAAGTTTGAAAGATGTACGAATGTTCTCAATCTATGTCAATAAAGGTGAAAGTTCCTCAGTGACATCAGGCACGTTGTATTTCGATGATATTGAAGCTTACCATGATGGAAGTACGAACGTACCCGAGTAA
- a CDS encoding restriction endonuclease — MARRKSKKKQKQDDTLGLVGGVSILSSLIALYLTKNAVISVITLIVVIVVLALIINSIEEAKLKRLRRSGIAEIDKMTGTQFEHYLGQLFKLQGYNATVTQAQGDYGADLVLNKDGKRIVVQAKRYSKNVNLKAVQEVHGAIAHYKASAGWVVTNSGYTQSAINLARSNNVRLVDREELVEMILRVKEIIK; from the coding sequence ATGGCACGTAGAAAGAGCAAAAAGAAGCAAAAGCAAGATGATACATTAGGCTTAGTAGGAGGAGTCAGCATACTAAGTAGTCTTATTGCACTTTATCTAACTAAAAATGCTGTTATTTCTGTGATTACATTAATAGTTGTTATTGTTGTTTTAGCGTTAATTATAAATTCGATTGAAGAAGCCAAATTAAAAAGACTGAGAAGATCTGGGATAGCAGAGATTGACAAAATGACAGGTACACAATTTGAGCATTACTTAGGACAACTATTCAAGCTTCAAGGATACAATGCCACGGTCACTCAAGCGCAAGGCGATTATGGGGCTGATCTGGTATTGAACAAAGATGGCAAGCGGATTGTGGTTCAAGCTAAGCGGTATAGCAAAAATGTAAATTTAAAAGCTGTACAAGAAGTGCATGGAGCGATTGCGCACTATAAAGCTTCTGCGGGTTGGGTTGTAACAAACAGTGGCTATACTCAATCTGCAATAAACCTTGCAAGATCGAATAACGTTCGATTGGTTGATCGTGAGGAATTGGTTGAGATGATTTTGAGAGTGAAGGAAATTATAAAATAA
- a CDS encoding WD40 repeat domain-containing protein, with product MNKIMLFCRFYRLYRLSIGIGCMLLLSACSMLTNTGGLRSSEPQLTVLPLDTLMQKQADEVMLTSVAPLKNVYGRTWLSDTELIINKKDRLYMYHLENGKENALTPGRTSPQYLALTSQDGQHVFFTEGVDGDPYQILGYIWDVSTGKVTSIGQLDITSTVSWADNKHLITTKVGGGILLIDLNGHSSNVVLPDAVQQQDSLDSVQKVGKIIYYLSPDTIVYRLVQYANQPEPTITPIAHDVRAFTVSPDGQRIAIEQRVWNTTEPAKLIMIDTEGHVEGTLGQGSLISHSVWSPDSRMLAFSIHQVNQQGMNGLYIFDQHTGKTTLVFAKIQDANTSMQWNPSGDHLSLYDESRGVMTYIIGIEK from the coding sequence GTGAACAAAATAATGTTATTCTGCCGATTCTATCGTCTCTACCGGCTAAGTATCGGCATAGGATGTATGCTATTGCTCAGTGCGTGCAGTATGTTGACCAATACAGGCGGACTACGTTCATCAGAACCACAACTGACAGTATTACCTCTGGATACTTTGATGCAAAAACAAGCCGATGAAGTGATGTTGACCTCGGTAGCACCATTAAAAAATGTATATGGACGGACATGGTTATCGGATACAGAGCTGATTATCAACAAAAAAGATCGACTATACATGTATCATCTCGAAAATGGTAAAGAAAATGCTTTAACACCCGGGCGCACATCACCTCAATATCTTGCGCTGACGTCTCAAGATGGTCAGCATGTGTTTTTTACAGAAGGTGTAGACGGTGATCCTTATCAGATTCTAGGATATATATGGGATGTATCAACAGGCAAAGTAACATCGATTGGTCAACTGGATATTACCAGTACAGTGAGTTGGGCAGATAATAAGCACTTAATTACTACTAAAGTAGGCGGCGGTATACTCTTAATCGATCTGAACGGACACTCTTCCAATGTGGTTCTGCCAGATGCGGTGCAACAACAAGACAGTCTGGATTCGGTACAAAAAGTCGGCAAAATTATTTACTATTTGAGTCCAGATACCATTGTCTATCGACTAGTACAATATGCGAATCAACCCGAGCCTACGATCACTCCGATCGCCCACGATGTTAGAGCCTTCACCGTATCTCCAGATGGACAGCGAATCGCGATAGAACAACGTGTGTGGAATACAACTGAGCCTGCCAAATTAATCATGATCGATACAGAAGGTCATGTAGAAGGCACATTAGGTCAAGGAAGCTTAATCAGCCATAGTGTATGGTCTCCAGATAGTCGGATGCTTGCGTTCTCTATCCATCAGGTGAATCAGCAAGGGATGAACGGGCTGTATATTTTCGATCAACATACAGGTAAAACAACGCTGGTTTTTGCCAAAATTCAAGATGCCAACACTTCCATGCAATGGAATCCGTCGGGTGATCACTTGTCACTGTATGATGAGAGTCGCGGAGTCATGACCTATATTATAGGAATCGAAAAATAA